One genomic segment of Mytilus galloprovincialis chromosome 5, xbMytGall1.hap1.1, whole genome shotgun sequence includes these proteins:
- the LOC143074108 gene encoding uncharacterized protein LOC143074108, translating to MNILGFLLGQWLSNFQTGITEFPCQFPCPWHNKTFTFYYSGEAGRTWKFYADGQTSLMSDEGPIILNCYQITERFLIVRDGDSDYFRCFPIYYDPEIPLEFIMGGWNGFRFINHTGEFTNLCEFCKEPRFIQALSATGPPSISTLSLNCTRPSTCSPPGGVCNKSDTIPKACPTTTVPTTTTVDPTTKSHCLKKQDHRPII from the exons ATGAATATATTGGGGTTTCTACTTGGCcaatggctttcaaactttcaaACAG GAATTACTGAATTTCCATGTCAATTTCCCTGTCCATGGCACAATAAAACATTTACTTTTTACTATTCTGGTGAGGCTGGAAGGACATGGAAATTTTACGCTGATGGTCAAACAAGCCTGATGAGCGATGAAGGGCCAATTATCCTAAACTGTTATCAAATTACAGAACGATTTCTTATTGTTAG GGATGGTGATTCTGACTACTTTAGATGCTTCCCGATTTATTATGATCCTGAAATTCCTCTGGAGTTTATAATGGGAGGTTGGA ATGGATTTCGTTTTATAAACCACACGGGAGAATTTACAAATTTATGTGAATTTTGTAAAGAGCCACGTTTTATACAGGCACTTTCTG CAACGGGACCACCGT CTATCTCCACATTGTCGCTTAACTGCACTAGACCATCAACATGTTCCCCGCCTGGTGGAGTTTGTAATAAGAGTGACACAATCCCAAAAGCATGCCCAACAACAACTGTTCCAACAACGACTACAGTAGATCCAACTACAAAGAGCCACTGTTTAAAGAAGCAAGATCATCGTCCAATAATTTAG